From a single Leclercia sp. AS011 genomic region:
- the yejF gene encoding microcin C ABC transporter ATP-binding protein YejF, with amino-acid sequence MTQPLLHIDALSIAFRQQGELRTVVNDISLQIDAGETLALVGESGSGKSVTALSVLRLLPAPPVVYPQGDILFHGQSLLHADERTLRGVRGNKIAMIFQEPMVSLNPLHTLEKQLYEVLSLHRGMRKEAARGEMLDCLERTGIRNAAKRLGDFPHQLSGGERQRVMIAMALLTRPELLIADEPTTALDVTVQAQILQLLRELRDELNMSLLFITHNLSIVKKLADQVAVMQNGRCVEQNRAATLLAAPQHPYTQRLLNSEPAGDPVPLPDSAQPLLSVKALSVAFPVRKGLLRRVVDNKQVLNNVSFSLRPGETLGLVGESGSGKSTTGLALLRLIASQGEIEFDGQPLHRWDRRQMLPVRHRMQVVFQDPNSSLNPRLNVQQIIEEGLRVHQPELSLQAREEEVIRVMSEVGLDPQTRHRYPAAFSGGQRQRIAIARALILRPELIILDEPTSSLDKTVQAQILALLKDLQEKHRLAYIFISHDLQVVRALCHQVIVLRQGEVVEQGECQRVFAAPTQEYTRQLLALR; translated from the coding sequence ATGACCCAGCCTCTGCTTCATATCGATGCCCTCTCCATCGCGTTTCGCCAGCAGGGCGAGCTGCGCACCGTGGTCAACGACATCTCCCTGCAAATCGATGCCGGGGAAACGCTGGCGCTGGTGGGGGAATCGGGCTCCGGGAAGAGTGTTACTGCCCTTTCGGTCCTGCGCCTGCTCCCTGCCCCGCCGGTAGTCTACCCGCAGGGCGATATCCTGTTTCACGGTCAGTCGCTGCTGCATGCAGACGAGCGCACCCTGCGCGGGGTGCGTGGTAACAAAATCGCCATGATTTTCCAGGAGCCGATGGTGTCGCTGAACCCACTGCACACCCTCGAAAAACAGCTCTATGAGGTGCTCTCCCTGCACCGCGGGATGCGCAAAGAGGCGGCGCGCGGGGAGATGCTCGACTGCCTTGAGCGCACCGGGATCCGCAACGCCGCCAAAAGGCTGGGTGATTTCCCTCATCAGCTCTCCGGCGGTGAACGCCAGCGGGTGATGATTGCCATGGCGTTGCTCACCCGCCCGGAACTGCTGATCGCCGATGAACCGACCACCGCGCTGGACGTTACGGTACAGGCGCAGATCCTGCAGCTGTTACGCGAGCTGCGCGACGAGCTGAACATGAGCCTGCTGTTTATCACCCACAACCTCAGCATCGTGAAAAAGCTGGCCGACCAGGTGGCGGTGATGCAGAACGGCCGCTGTGTGGAACAGAACCGCGCCGCGACGCTGTTAGCCGCCCCACAGCATCCCTACACCCAGCGGCTGCTCAACAGCGAGCCTGCCGGGGATCCCGTTCCGCTGCCTGATTCAGCGCAACCGCTGCTGAGCGTAAAAGCGTTATCCGTGGCGTTTCCGGTGCGTAAGGGCCTTCTGCGTCGGGTGGTGGACAACAAGCAGGTGCTGAACAACGTCAGCTTTAGCCTGCGCCCCGGTGAAACCCTGGGGCTGGTGGGCGAATCCGGCTCCGGGAAGAGCACCACCGGGCTGGCGCTGCTGCGCCTGATCGCCTCGCAGGGGGAAATTGAGTTTGACGGCCAGCCGCTGCACCGCTGGGATCGCCGTCAGATGCTCCCCGTCCGCCACCGGATGCAGGTGGTGTTTCAGGATCCCAACTCCTCCCTGAATCCACGTCTTAACGTGCAGCAAATTATTGAAGAGGGGTTGCGGGTGCATCAGCCCGAGCTCAGCCTGCAGGCGCGTGAAGAGGAGGTGATTCGGGTGATGAGTGAAGTGGGGCTGGATCCGCAGACCCGGCATCGCTATCCCGCCGCCTTTTCCGGTGGCCAGCGTCAGCGTATCGCCATTGCCCGCGCGCTGATCCTCCGCCCGGAGCTGATTATTCTGGATGAGCCCACCTCATCGCTGGATAAAACCGTGCAGGCGCAGATTCTGGCGCTGCTGAAGGATCTGCAGGAGAAGCACCGGCTGGCCTATATCTTCATCAGCCACGATTTACAGGTGGTCAGGGCGCTGTGTCACCAGGTGATTGTGTTACGTCAGGGAGAGGTGGTCGAACAAGGGGAGTGTCAGCGCGTGTTTGCCGCGCCGACGCAAGAGTACACGCGTCAGCTATTAGCGTTACGCTGA
- a CDS encoding ABC transporter permease has product MPRLSPINQARWARFRHNRRGYWSLWIFALFFVLSLCSELIANDKPLLVHFNDRWYFPVVKTYSESDFGGPFATAADYQDPWLQAQLDKHGWVLWTPVRFGATSINFATTTPFPSPPSAQNWLGTDANGGDVLARILYGTRISILFGLMLTLFSSVMGVLAGAIQGYYGGKIDLWGQRFIEVWSGMPTLFLIILLSSVVQPNFWWLLAITVLFGWMALVGVVRAEFLRTRNFDYIRAAQALGVSDRGIIFRHMLPNAMVATLTFLPFILCSSITTLTSLDFLGFGLPLGSPSLGELLLQGKNNLQAPWLGIAAFLSVAVLLSLLIFIGEAVRDAFDPNKAV; this is encoded by the coding sequence ATGCCGCGCTTAAGCCCCATCAATCAGGCCCGCTGGGCTCGCTTTCGTCACAATCGCCGCGGCTACTGGTCGCTGTGGATCTTCGCCCTGTTCTTCGTCCTCAGCCTGTGCTCAGAGCTGATTGCCAACGACAAGCCGCTGCTGGTGCACTTTAACGATCGCTGGTATTTCCCGGTGGTGAAAACGTACAGCGAAAGCGATTTTGGCGGCCCCTTCGCCACCGCGGCAGATTATCAGGACCCGTGGTTGCAGGCCCAGCTCGACAAACACGGCTGGGTGCTGTGGACCCCGGTTCGCTTTGGTGCCACCAGCATTAACTTTGCCACCACGACCCCGTTCCCCTCTCCTCCCTCGGCGCAAAACTGGCTTGGCACCGATGCCAACGGCGGGGATGTGCTGGCGCGTATTCTGTACGGGACGCGGATCTCCATTCTGTTTGGCCTGATGCTGACCCTGTTTTCCAGCGTGATGGGCGTGCTGGCCGGGGCGATTCAGGGCTATTACGGCGGTAAAATTGACCTCTGGGGGCAGCGCTTCATTGAAGTCTGGTCCGGGATGCCGACGCTGTTCCTGATCATTCTGCTCTCCAGCGTGGTTCAGCCTAACTTCTGGTGGCTGCTGGCGATCACGGTGTTGTTTGGCTGGATGGCGCTGGTGGGGGTGGTGCGGGCCGAGTTCCTGCGCACCCGCAACTTCGACTACATCCGCGCCGCCCAGGCGCTGGGGGTGAGCGATCGCGGGATCATCTTCCGCCACATGCTGCCGAACGCCATGGTGGCGACCCTGACCTTCCTGCCGTTTATTCTGTGCAGCTCCATTACCACCCTGACCTCGCTCGATTTTCTCGGTTTCGGCCTGCCGCTGGGGTCGCCTTCACTGGGCGAGCTGCTGTTGCAGGGCAAAAACAACCTGCAGGCGCCCTGGCTCGGGATCGCCGCCTTTCTCTCCGTCGCCGTGCTGCTCTCATTGCTGATTTTTATTGGCGAAGCGGTGCGCGATGCCTTTGACCCGAATAAGGCGGTGTAA
- a CDS encoding cyclic di-GMP phosphodiesterase encodes MFTRHLSTRRKVLMLSVLAGLIVALLCGGMQFFFSYHKRQVKYDNLITDLHDYMADYFKELRVSIDELQPLTLSQCHEVSSELTSRAAFSLNVRAFLLVKDKMAFCSSATGPMHVPLSELVPDIDITKEVDMALLPGTPMMPKKPAIVLWHRNPLLDNGGVFTSINLNLTPYLLYTARQDEFAGIALIIGNTSFSTYSNRLIHISNLEDHPARTSRIEGLPLTINLYAETWTLADLQFALLFGLMCGSSIGVLCFYGLMNRANPRKEILTGIKQNQFHVVYQPVVDAATLQPGGVEVLMRWHHPGAGEIPPDAFIGYAEAQKLIVPLTLHLFDLILRDAPALKKCLPPGSKLGINIAPGHLHADSFKDDMRKFAASLPPNHFQIVLEITERDMLNQREATKLFEWLHLEGFEIAVDDFGTGHSALIYLERFTMDYLKIDRGFVNAIGMETVTSPVLDAVLTLARRLNMVTVAEGVETPEQAKWLREHGVRYLQGYWISRPMGLQQLMTWKPDVHLDSE; translated from the coding sequence ATGTTTACCCGCCATTTATCAACCCGTCGCAAAGTGCTGATGCTCAGCGTGCTTGCCGGTCTTATTGTCGCCCTGCTCTGCGGCGGTATGCAGTTTTTTTTCAGTTATCACAAACGGCAAGTGAAATACGATAACCTGATTACTGACCTCCATGACTATATGGCGGATTATTTCAAAGAGCTGCGCGTCTCTATTGATGAACTGCAGCCGCTGACCTTAAGCCAGTGCCACGAGGTCAGTTCCGAATTAACCTCCCGCGCCGCATTCAGCCTCAACGTCCGTGCCTTTCTGCTGGTGAAAGATAAAATGGCCTTCTGCTCGTCAGCGACCGGTCCGATGCATGTTCCGCTCAGCGAGCTGGTGCCGGATATCGACATCACTAAAGAGGTCGATATGGCCCTGCTGCCCGGCACGCCGATGATGCCGAAAAAACCGGCTATTGTGTTATGGCATCGCAATCCGCTGCTGGATAACGGCGGAGTGTTTACCTCAATCAATCTCAACCTGACCCCTTATCTGCTCTATACCGCCCGTCAGGATGAGTTTGCCGGTATTGCCCTTATCATTGGCAACACCTCTTTTTCGACCTATTCAAATCGTTTAATCCACATTTCGAACCTGGAAGACCACCCTGCGCGCACAAGCCGGATCGAAGGGTTGCCGTTGACCATTAATCTGTATGCCGAAACCTGGACGCTGGCCGATCTACAATTTGCGCTGCTGTTTGGTCTGATGTGCGGCTCCAGCATCGGGGTGCTCTGCTTCTACGGGCTGATGAACCGCGCCAACCCGCGTAAAGAGATCCTCACCGGCATCAAGCAGAATCAGTTTCACGTGGTCTATCAGCCGGTCGTGGACGCGGCTACCCTGCAGCCGGGCGGTGTAGAGGTGCTGATGCGCTGGCACCATCCCGGCGCCGGGGAGATCCCGCCGGATGCCTTTATAGGCTACGCGGAGGCGCAGAAGCTGATCGTGCCCCTGACGCTGCATCTCTTCGACCTGATCCTGCGCGACGCCCCGGCGTTGAAAAAATGCCTCCCGCCGGGTTCCAAGCTGGGGATTAATATCGCTCCGGGCCATCTGCATGCCGACAGCTTCAAGGACGATATGCGTAAATTCGCCGCCTCGCTGCCGCCGAATCACTTCCAGATTGTGCTCGAAATTACCGAGCGCGATATGCTGAACCAGCGGGAAGCAACAAAGCTCTTTGAATGGCTGCATCTGGAAGGATTTGAAATCGCGGTGGATGATTTTGGTACCGGGCACAGCGCGCTGATCTATCTTGAGCGTTTTACCATGGACTATCTCAAAATCGATCGGGGCTTCGTCAACGCTATCGGCATGGAGACCGTCACCTCCCCGGTGCTGGACGCGGTGCTGACCCTCGCCCGGCGGCTCAATATGGTGACCGTCGCCGAAGGTGTCGAGACCCCCGAGCAGGCGAAATGGCTGCGCGAGCATGGGGTCAGGTATCTGCAGGGCTACTGGATCAGCCGCCCGATGGGCCTGCAGCAGCTGATGACCTGGAAACCGGATGTCCATCTGGATAGCGAATAA
- a CDS encoding extracellular solute-binding protein, which produces MIVRMIVLLLVMMSGLSQAQTIKESYAFAVIGEPKYAINFDHYDYVNPAAPKGGSLTLAAIGTFDNFNRYALRGVAAERTDALYDTLFTTSDDEPGSYYPLVAEMARYADDFSWMELTINPQARFHDGTPVKASDVAFTFHKFMTEGVPQFRLVYKGATVTAIAPLTVRITLANPNKEDMLSLLTLPVMPEKFWKDHKLSDPLSTPPLAGGPYRITSWRMGQYLIYSRVKDYWAANLPVNRGRWNFDTLRYDYYLDDNVAFEAFKAGAFDMRVESSAKNWATRYTGKNFDRGFIVKEALKNDSAQDTRWLAFNIQRPVFSDRRVRQAITLAFDFEWMNKALFYGAYSRVNSYFQNTEYAAKGYPDAAELTLLGPLKSAVPAEVFTSIFQPPVSKGDGYDRNNLLKASQLLDEAGWEIKNRQRVNRQTGKPLSFELLLPSGGNNQWVLPFQHNLERLGITMNIRQVDNSQITNRMRSRDYDMMPRLWRAMPWPGTDLQISWASQYIDSTYNAPGVKNPAVDALIVQIVAAQGDKEKLLPLGRALDRVLTWNYYMLPMWFMAQDRVARWDKFALPAQRPVYALGFENWWYDVNKAAKLPAERR; this is translated from the coding sequence ATGATTGTGCGCATGATAGTGCTGCTGTTGGTGATGATGAGTGGACTCAGCCAGGCGCAAACCATCAAAGAGAGCTACGCGTTCGCGGTGATTGGCGAGCCGAAATATGCCATTAACTTCGATCACTACGACTATGTGAACCCCGCCGCGCCAAAGGGAGGTAGCCTTACCCTTGCGGCTATTGGCACCTTCGATAACTTCAACCGCTACGCCCTGCGCGGCGTGGCGGCCGAGCGTACCGACGCCCTCTACGATACCCTCTTTACCACCTCTGACGATGAGCCGGGCAGCTACTATCCGCTGGTGGCGGAGATGGCGCGCTACGCCGATGATTTTTCCTGGATGGAGCTGACCATTAACCCGCAGGCGCGCTTCCATGACGGCACGCCGGTGAAGGCCAGCGACGTGGCCTTCACCTTCCATAAATTTATGACCGAAGGGGTGCCGCAGTTCCGGCTGGTCTATAAAGGGGCAACGGTGACGGCTATCGCCCCGCTGACGGTGCGCATTACCCTCGCTAACCCCAATAAAGAGGACATGCTGAGCCTGCTGACCCTGCCGGTGATGCCCGAAAAGTTCTGGAAAGACCATAAGCTCAGCGATCCGCTCTCCACTCCACCGCTGGCAGGCGGGCCGTATCGCATCACCAGCTGGCGGATGGGTCAGTATCTGATCTACTCCCGGGTGAAAGATTACTGGGCGGCCAACCTGCCGGTGAACCGGGGCCGCTGGAATTTTGACACCCTGCGCTACGACTACTATCTGGACGACAACGTGGCCTTCGAGGCGTTTAAAGCGGGTGCCTTTGATATGCGGGTGGAGAGCAGCGCCAAAAACTGGGCCACGCGCTACACCGGGAAAAACTTTGACCGCGGCTTTATCGTAAAAGAGGCGCTGAAAAACGATTCCGCTCAGGATACCCGCTGGCTGGCGTTTAATATTCAGCGCCCGGTATTCAGCGATCGCCGCGTGCGTCAGGCCATCACCCTCGCCTTTGATTTCGAGTGGATGAATAAGGCGCTGTTCTACGGGGCCTACAGCCGGGTTAACAGCTATTTCCAGAACACGGAGTACGCTGCGAAGGGTTATCCGGATGCTGCGGAACTGACGCTCCTCGGGCCCCTGAAAAGCGCCGTTCCCGCCGAGGTGTTTACCAGCATCTTCCAGCCGCCGGTCTCAAAGGGCGACGGCTACGATCGTAATAACCTGCTGAAGGCCAGCCAGCTGCTGGACGAGGCCGGGTGGGAAATCAAAAACAGGCAGCGGGTCAACAGGCAAACCGGTAAACCGCTCAGCTTTGAACTGCTGCTGCCCTCCGGCGGCAATAACCAGTGGGTGTTGCCGTTCCAGCACAATCTTGAACGGCTGGGCATTACCATGAACATTCGCCAGGTGGATAATTCACAGATCACCAACCGGATGCGCAGCCGCGATTACGATATGATGCCGCGCCTGTGGCGGGCCATGCCCTGGCCAGGCACCGACCTGCAGATCTCCTGGGCCTCACAGTATATTGACTCAACCTATAATGCGCCGGGGGTAAAAAACCCGGCCGTCGACGCCCTGATTGTGCAGATCGTGGCTGCTCAGGGCGATAAAGAGAAGCTGCTGCCTCTCGGGCGGGCGCTGGATCGGGTGCTGACCTGGAACTATTACATGCTACCAATGTGGTTTATGGCCCAGGATCGCGTAGCCCGCTGGGATAAATTCGCCCTGCCGGCCCAGCGCCCGGTCTACGCGCTCGGATTTGAAAACTGGTGGTATGACGTTAACAAAGCGGCGAAATTACCCGCCGAGCGGCGTTGA
- a CDS encoding microcin C ABC transporter permease YejB has protein sequence MGAYLLRRLLLVIPTLWAIITINFFIVQIAPGGPVDQAIAAIEFGNSGAMPGGGGGDEGMRASHARTGVGNINESHYRGGRGLDPEVIAEITQRYGFDKPIHERYFKMLSDYLRFDFGDSLFRSASVLHLIKESLPVSITLGLWGTLIIYLVSIPLGIRKAMDNGSRFDIWSSTFIIIGYAIPAFLFAVLLIVFFAGGSYFDLFPLRGLVSTDFSSLPWYKKITDYLWHITLPVLATVIGGFAALTMLTKNAFLDEIRKQYVVTARAKGVSERRILWKHIFRNAMLLVIAGFPATFISMFFTGSLLIEVMFSLNGLGLLGYEATVSRDYPVMFGTLYIFTLIGLLLNILSDICYTLVDPRIDFEGR, from the coding sequence ATGGGCGCTTATTTACTTCGTCGTTTACTGCTGGTGATCCCCACCCTGTGGGCGATCATCACCATCAACTTTTTTATCGTGCAGATCGCCCCGGGCGGCCCAGTGGATCAGGCCATTGCCGCCATCGAGTTCGGTAACAGCGGGGCAATGCCCGGCGGGGGCGGGGGCGATGAAGGGATGCGCGCCAGCCACGCCCGCACCGGGGTGGGCAATATCAATGAGAGCCACTATCGCGGCGGGCGCGGCTTGGATCCGGAGGTGATCGCCGAGATCACCCAGCGCTACGGCTTTGATAAACCGATCCACGAACGCTACTTCAAAATGCTGAGTGACTATCTGCGCTTTGATTTTGGCGACAGCCTGTTCCGTAGCGCCTCGGTGCTGCATCTGATCAAAGAGAGCCTGCCGGTGTCCATCACCCTGGGGCTGTGGGGCACCCTGATTATTTACCTGGTCTCGATCCCGCTCGGCATCCGCAAAGCAATGGACAACGGCAGCCGGTTCGATATCTGGAGCAGTACCTTCATTATTATTGGCTATGCGATCCCGGCGTTTCTGTTTGCCGTCCTGCTGATCGTCTTTTTTGCCGGCGGGAGCTACTTCGATCTCTTCCCCCTGCGCGGCCTGGTGTCGACCGACTTCAGCAGCCTGCCGTGGTACAAGAAGATCACCGACTATCTGTGGCACATCACCCTGCCGGTGCTGGCGACGGTGATCGGCGGTTTTGCGGCCCTGACCATGCTGACTAAAAATGCCTTCCTCGATGAGATCCGCAAGCAGTACGTGGTCACCGCCCGCGCCAAAGGGGTGAGCGAGCGGCGCATCCTGTGGAAACACATTTTTCGCAACGCCATGCTGCTGGTGATCGCGGGTTTCCCGGCCACCTTCATCAGCATGTTCTTTACCGGCTCCCTGCTCATTGAGGTAATGTTCTCCCTCAACGGGCTGGGGCTGCTCGGCTACGAGGCCACCGTCTCGCGGGATTATCCGGTGATGTTTGGCACGCTCTATATTTTCACCCTGATTGGCCTGCTGCTGAATATCCTCAGCGATATCTGCTATACGCTGGTCGATCCGCGTATTGATTTTGAGGGTCGCTGA
- a CDS encoding phosphatase PAP2 family protein, with protein sequence MKTRLLPILLLNIAGLALFLSWYLPANHGFWFPLDSGIFHFFNHKLVESRAFLWLVAITNNRAFDVCSLLAMGYLMLTFWRNESAAGRRRILMIGLVMLLTAVVLNQLAQALIPVKRASPTLFFPDIYRVSELLHISTKDASKDSFPGDHGMMLLIFTAFMWRYFGHKTFALALIIFMVFSFPRVMIGAHWFSDIAVGSLSVALIGLPWCLMTPLSERLIGFFDRYLPRVIQQS encoded by the coding sequence ATGAAAACCCGACTATTACCTATTTTACTGCTTAACATTGCTGGCCTGGCCCTGTTTTTGTCCTGGTATCTGCCGGCTAACCATGGTTTCTGGTTCCCGCTGGACAGCGGGATATTCCACTTTTTCAACCACAAGTTAGTTGAAAGCCGCGCCTTCCTGTGGCTGGTGGCGATCACCAACAACCGCGCCTTTGACGTCTGCTCCCTGCTGGCGATGGGTTACCTGATGCTGACCTTCTGGCGCAACGAGAGTGCTGCCGGACGTCGTCGCATTCTGATGATTGGCCTGGTGATGCTGCTGACCGCAGTGGTGCTGAACCAGCTGGCGCAGGCCCTGATCCCGGTGAAACGCGCCAGTCCGACGCTCTTTTTCCCGGATATCTACCGCGTCAGTGAATTGCTGCATATTTCAACAAAAGACGCCTCAAAAGACAGTTTCCCGGGCGATCACGGGATGATGCTGCTTATTTTCACCGCTTTTATGTGGCGCTATTTTGGTCATAAGACTTTCGCATTAGCCCTGATTATTTTTATGGTTTTCTCTTTTCCACGGGTAATGATCGGCGCGCACTGGTTCAGCGATATTGCCGTTGGATCCCTTTCAGTGGCGTTGATTGGGCTTCCATGGTGTCTGATGACCCCTTTGAGCGAGCGGTTAATAGGCTTTTTTGATCGCTACCTGCCCCGGGTAATTCAACAATCTTAA
- the mepS gene encoding bifunctional murein DD-endopeptidase/murein LD-carboxypeptidase produces MVKSQPILRYFSRVIPAIAVAVLLSACSASNTAKNMHPETRVVGSEDASSLQASQDEFEKMVSNLDIKSRLMDQYASWKGVRYRLGGDTRKGIDCSGFVQRTFREQFGLELPRSTYEQQEMGKSISRSSLRTGDLVLFRAGSTGRHVGIYIGNDQFVHASTSSGVTISNMNEPYWKKRYNEARRVLTRS; encoded by the coding sequence ATGGTCAAATCTCAACCGATCTTGAGATACTTCTCACGGGTGATCCCGGCGATTGCAGTAGCGGTTCTGCTTTCAGCTTGTAGCGCATCGAATACCGCAAAGAATATGCATCCTGAGACGCGTGTTGTGGGGTCAGAAGACGCCTCTTCACTGCAAGCTTCTCAGGATGAATTTGAAAAGATGGTCAGCAATCTGGATATTAAATCCCGATTAATGGACCAGTATGCTAGCTGGAAAGGCGTGCGCTATCGCCTTGGCGGCGACACACGTAAAGGGATTGATTGTTCCGGCTTCGTACAGCGTACTTTCCGCGAACAGTTTGGTTTAGAACTTCCGCGTTCAACCTATGAACAACAGGAAATGGGCAAATCGATCTCGCGTAGCAGCTTACGTACCGGCGATTTAGTTCTGTTCCGTGCGGGTTCTACCGGCCGTCATGTCGGCATCTATATTGGTAACGACCAGTTTGTCCACGCGTCCACCAGCAGTGGTGTGACGATCTCCAATATGAACGAGCCTTACTGGAAGAAGCGCTACAATGAAGCGCGTCGTGTACTGACTCGCAGTTAA
- a CDS encoding CobW family GTP-binding protein — protein sequence MTKTNLITGFLGSGKTTSILHLLANKDPAEKWAVLVNEFGEIGIDGALLADNGALVKEIPGGCMCCVNGLPMQVGLNTLLRQSKPDRLLIEPTGLGHPKQILDLLTAPVYEPWIDLRATLCLLDPRQLLDEKYVQNENFRDQLAAADIIIANKEDRATAESRAALDVWWQHFGGERQLSYTTQGNIDNALLDLPRRNLAELPASAAHAHSHGEKQGLAALSLPAHQRWRRSLNSGQGHQACGWVFDADTCFDTIGLLEWVRLAPVERVKGVMRIPEGLLQVNRQGADFHIETQGVAPPDSRIELISAVNTDWNALQSSLLKLRLSSGN from the coding sequence GTGACTAAAACCAATCTCATTACTGGCTTTCTCGGCAGCGGGAAAACCACGTCGATACTGCATCTGCTGGCGAATAAAGATCCTGCTGAAAAATGGGCCGTGCTGGTCAATGAATTTGGCGAGATCGGCATTGATGGCGCGCTGCTGGCCGATAACGGGGCGCTGGTGAAGGAGATCCCGGGGGGCTGCATGTGCTGCGTGAACGGCCTGCCGATGCAGGTGGGGCTGAACACCCTGCTGCGTCAGAGCAAGCCCGACCGGCTGCTGATTGAACCCACCGGGCTGGGCCATCCGAAACAGATCCTCGACCTGCTGACCGCCCCGGTCTATGAGCCGTGGATCGATTTGCGCGCCACCCTGTGCCTGCTCGACCCGCGCCAGCTGCTGGACGAAAAATATGTCCAGAACGAGAATTTCCGCGATCAGCTTGCCGCCGCCGACATCATCATCGCCAATAAAGAGGACCGCGCCACCGCGGAAAGCCGCGCCGCGCTGGATGTCTGGTGGCAGCACTTCGGCGGCGAACGCCAGCTTTCGTACACCACGCAGGGGAATATTGATAATGCCCTGCTCGACCTGCCGCGGCGTAATCTGGCTGAACTGCCCGCCAGCGCCGCCCACGCCCACAGCCACGGCGAAAAACAGGGCCTGGCCGCGCTGAGCCTGCCAGCCCACCAGCGCTGGCGTCGCAGCCTGAACAGCGGCCAGGGACATCAGGCCTGCGGCTGGGTGTTCGACGCCGACACCTGCTTCGACACCATCGGTTTGCTGGAGTGGGTGCGGCTGGCACCGGTTGAACGGGTGAAAGGGGTGATGCGTATTCCTGAGGGGCTGCTGCAGGTTAATCGCCAGGGGGCCGATTTTCACATCGAGACGCAGGGTGTGGCCCCCCCGGATAGCCGAATAGAGTTAATTAGTGCGGTTAACACCGACTGGAACGCCTTACAGTCCAGCTTGTTGAAGCTTCGTTTAAGTTCGGGCAACTAA